One Homo sapiens chromosome 3, GRCh38.p14 Primary Assembly genomic window carries:
- the USP19 gene encoding ubiquitin carboxyl-terminal hydrolase 19 isoform 2 (isoform 2 is encoded by transcript variant 2): MSGGASATGPRRGPPGLEDTTSKKKQKDRANQESKDGDPRKETGSRYVAQAGLEPLASGDPSASASHAAGITGSRHRTRLFFPSSSGSASTPQEEQTKEGACEDPHDLLATPTPELLLDWRQSAEEVIVKLRVGVGPLQLEDVDAAFTDTDCVVRFAGGQQWGGVFYAEIKSSCAKVQTRKGSLLHLTLPKKVPMLTWPSLLKKPLGTQELVPGLRCQENGQELSPIALEPGPEPHRAKQEARNQKRAQGRGEVGAGAGPGAQAGPSAKRAVHLCRGPEGDGSRDDPGPRGDAPPFVADPATQVEADEQLCIPPLNSQTCLLGSEENLAPLAGEKAVPPGNDPVSPAMVRSRNPGKDDCAKEEMAVAADAATLVDEPESMVNLAFVKNDSYEKGPDSVVVHVYVKEICRDTSRVLFREQDFTLIFQTRDGNFLRLHPGCGPHTTFRWQVKLRNLIEPEQCTFCFTASRIDICLRKRQSQRWGGLEAPAARGAVGGAKVAVPTGPTPLDSTPPGGAPHPLTGQEEARAVEKDKSKARSEDTGLDSVATRTPMEHVTPKPETHLASPKPTCMVPPMPHSPVSGDSVEEEEEEEKKVCLPGFTGLVNLGNTCFMNSVIQSLSNTRELRDFFHDRSFEAEINYNNPLGTGGRLAIGFAVLLRALWKGTHHAFQPSKLKAIVASKASQFTGYAQHDAQEFMAFLLDGLHEDLNRIQNKPYTETVDSDGRPDEVVAEEAWQRHKMRNDSFIVDLFQGQYKSKLVCPVCAKVSITFDPFLYLPVPLPQKQKVLPVFYFAREPHSKPIKFLVSVSKENSTASEVLDSLSQSVHVKPENLRLAEVIKNRFHRVFLPSHSLDTVSPSDTLLCFELLSSELAKERVVVLEVQQRPQVPSVPISKCAACQRKQQSEDEKLKRCTRCYRVGYCNQLCQKTHWPDHKGLCRPENIGYPFLVSVPASRLTYARLAQLLEGYARYSVSVFQPPFQPGRMALESQSPGCTTLLSTGSLEAGDSERDPIQPPELQLVTPMAEGDTGLPRVWAAPDRGPVPSTSGISSEMLASGPIEVGSLPAGERVSRPEAAVPGYQHPSEAMNAHTPQFFIYKIDSSNREQRLEDKGDTPLELGDDCSLALVWRNNERLQEFVLVASKELECAEDPGSAGEAARAGHFTLDQCLNLFTRPEVLAPEEAWYCPQCKQHREASKQLLLWRLPNVLIVQLKRFSFRSFIWRDKINDLVEFPVRNLDLSKFCIGQKEEQLPSYDLYAVINHYGGMIGGHYTACARLPNDRSSQRSDVGWRLFDDSTVTTVDESQVVTRYAYVLFYRRRNSPVERPPRAGHSEHHPDLGPAAEAAASQGLGPGQAPEVAPTRTAPERFAPPVDRPAPTYSNMEEVD; this comes from the exons ATGTCTGGCGGGGCCAGTGCCACAGGCCCAAGGAGAGGGCCCCCAGGACTGGAGGACACCACTAGTAAGAAGAAGCAGAAGGATCGAGCAAACCAGGAGAGCAAGGATGGAGATCCTAGGAAAG agacagggtctcgatatgttgcccaggctggtcttgaacctctggcctcaggtgatccttctgcctcagcctcccatgcagctgggatcacaggctcaCGCCACCGTACCCGGCTGTTCTTTCCTTCATCGTCAGGGTCAGCATCCACTCCTCAAGAGGAGCAGACCAAAGAGG GAGCTTGTGAAGACCCTCATGATCTCTTGGCTACTCCCACTCCAGAGTTGTTGCTCGATTGGAGGCAGAGTGCAGAAGAGGTGATTGTCAAGCTTCGTGTGGGAGTAGGTCCCCTGCAGCTGGAGGATGTAGATGCTGCTTTCACAGATACAGACTGTGTGGTGCGGTTTGCAG GTGGTCAGCAGTGGGGTGGTGTCTTCTATGCTGAGATAAAAAGCTCTTGTGCTAAAGTGCAAACCCGCAAGGGCAGTCTCCTGCACCTGACACTGCCCAAAAAGGTGCCTATGCTCACGTGGCCCTCCCTCCTG AAGAAACCTCTAGGGACCCAGGAGCTGGTGCCGGGGCTGCGGTGCCAGGAGAATGGGCAGGAACTGTCTCCCATTGCCCTGGAGCCAGGCCCTGAGCCCCACCGGGCTAAGCAGGAGGCCCGGAACCAGAAGCGGGCCCAGGGCCGTGGTGAGGTAGGCGCAGGGGCTGGCCCCGGGGCCCAGGCAGGGCCCAGCGCCAAGAGGGCTGTGCATCTCTGCAGAGGGCCAGAGGGGGACGGGTCCAGGGATGACCCTGGACCCCGGGGTGATGCCCCACCCTTCGTGGCTGACCCAGCCACCCAG GTTGAGGCTGATGAACAGCTTTGCATACCACCGCTGAACTCCCAaacctgcctcctgggctcagaggaGAATTTAGCCCCTTTGGCAGGAGAGAAAGCAGTGCCTCCCGGGAATGACCCAGTCTCTCCAGCCATGGTCCGGAGCAGAAACCCTGGGAAAGATGACTGTGCCAAGGAGGAGATGGCAGTGGCAGCAGATGCTGCAACCTTGGTGGATG AGCCCGAGTCGATGGTGAACCTGGCGTTTGTCAAGAATGACTCGTATGAGAAGGGCCCGGATTCAGTGGTGGTGCACGTGTACGTGAAGGAGATCTGCAGGGACACCTCAAGAGTACTTTTCCGTGAGCAGGACTTCACGCTCATCTTCCAGACcag GGATGGAAACTTCCTGAGGCTGCACCCGGGCTGTGGGCCCCACACCACCTTCCGTTGGCAGGTGAAGCTCAG GAATCTGATTGAGCCAGAGCAGTGCACCTTCTGTTTCACGGCTTCTCGCATCGACATCTGCCTTCGTAAGAGGCAGAGTCAGCGCTGGGGGGGCCTGGAGGCCCCGGCTGCACGAG GTGCAGTGGGTGGTGCAAAGGTTGCCGTGCCGACAGGTCCAACCCCTCTGGATTCAACCCCACCAGGAGgtgctccccaccccctgacaggccagGAGGAGGCCCGGGCTGTGGAGAAGGATAAATCCAAGGCACGATCTGAGGACACAGGGCTAGACAGTGTGGCAACCCGCACACCCATGGAGCATGTAACCCCAAAGCCAGAGACACACCTGGCCTCG CCCAAGCCTACATGCATGGTGCCTCCCATGCCCCACAGCCCAGTTAGTGGAGACAgcgtggaggaggaggaagaggaagagaagaaggtgTGTCTGCCAGGCTTCACTGGCCTTGTCAATTTAGGCAACACCTGCTTCATGAACAGCGTCATTCAGTCTCTGTCCAACACTCGGGAACTCCGGGACTTCTTCCATG ACCGCTCCTTTGAGGCTGAGATCAACTACAACAACCCACTAGGGACTGGTGGGCGTCTGGCCATTGGCTTTGCCGTGCTGCTTCGGGCGCTGTGGAAGGGCACCCACCATGCCTTCCAGCCTTCCAAGTTGAAG GCCATTGTGGCGAGTAAGGCCAGCCAGTTCACAGGCTATGCACAGCATGATGCCCAGGAGTTCATGGCTTTCCTGCTGGATGGGCTGCACGAGGACCTGAATCGCATTCAGAACAAGCCCTACACAGAGACCGTGGATTCAGATGGGCGGCCCGATGAG GTGGTAGCTGAGGAAGCATGGCAGCGGCACAAGATGAGGAATGACTCTTTCATCGTGGACCTATTTCAGGGGCAGTACAAGTCGAAGCTGGTGTGCCCTGTGTGTGCCAAG GTCTCCATCACTTTTGACCCGTTTCTTTATCTGCCGGTGCCCTTGCCACAAAAGCAAAAGGTTCTCCCTGTCTTTTATTTTGCCCGAGAGCCCCACAGCAAGCCCATCAAG TTCCTGGTGAGCGTCAGCAAGGAGAACTCCACTGCGAGCGAAGTATTGGACTCCCTCTCTCAGAGTGTTCATGTGAAGCCTGAGAACCTGCGTTTGGCGGAG GTAATTAAGAATCGTTTTCATCGTGTGTTCCTACCCTCCCACTCACTGGACACTGTGTCCCCATCTGATACGCTCCTCTGCTTTGAGCTGCTATCCTCAGAGTTGGCTAAGGAGCGGGTAGTGGTGCTAGAGGTGCAACAG CGCCCCCAGGTGCCCAGCGTCCCCATCTCCAAGTGTGCAGCCTGCCAGCGGAAGCAACAGTCGGAGGATGAAAAGCTGAAGCGCTGTACCCGGTGCTACCGTGTGGGCTACTGCAACCA GCTCTGCCAGAAAACCCACTGGCCTGACCACAAGGGCCTCTGCCGACCTGAGAACATTGGCTACCCCTTCCTGGTCAGTGTACCTGCCTCACGCCTCACTTATGCCCGCCTCGCTCAGTTGCTAGAGGGCTATGCCCG GTACTCTGTGAGTGTATTCCAGCCACCCTTTCAGCCAGGCCGCATGGCCTTGGAGTCTCAGAGCCCTGGCTGCACCACACTGCTCTCCACAGGTTCCCTGGAGGCTGGGGACAGCGAGAGAGACCCCATTCAGCCACCTGAGCTCCAGCTGGTGACCCCTATGGCTGAGGGGGACACAGGGCTTCCCCGGGTGTGGGCAGCCCCTGACCGGGGTCCTGTGCCCAGCACCAGTGGAATTTCTTCTGAGATGCTGGCCAGTGGGCCCATTGAGGTTGGCTCCTTGCCAGCTGGCGAGAGGGTGTCCCGACCCGAAG CTGCTGTGCCTGGGTACCAGCATCCAAGTGAAGCTATGAATGCCCACACACCCCagttcttcatctataaaattgatTCATCCAACCGAGAGCAGCGGCTAGAGGACAAAG GAGACACCCCACTGGAGCTGGGTGACGACTGTAGCCTGGCTCTCGTCTGGCGGAACAATGAGCGCTTGCAGGAGTTTGTGTTGGTAGCCTCCAAGGAGCTGGAATGTGCTGAGGATCCAGGCTCTGCCGGTGAGGCTGCCCGGGCCGGCCACTTCACCCTGGACCAGTGCCTCAACCTCTTCACACGGCCTGAGGTGCTGGCACCCGAGGAGGCCTG GTACTGCCCACAGTGCAAACAGCACCGTGAGGCCTCCAAGCAGCTGTTGCTATGGCGCCTGCCAAATGTTCTCATCGTGCAGCTCAAGCGCTTCTCCTTTCGTAGTTTTATCTGGCGTGACAAGATCAATGACTTGGTGGAGTTCCCTGTTAG GAACCTGGACCTGAGCAAGTTCTGCATTGGTCAGAAAGAGGAGCAGCTGCCCAGCTACGATCTATATGCTGTCATCAACCACTATGGAGGCATGATTGGTGGCCACTACACTGCCTGTGCACGCCTGCCCAATGATCGTAGCAGTCAGCGCAGTGACGTGG GCTGGCGCTTGTTTGATGACAGCACAGTGACAACGGTAGACGAGAGCCAGGTTGTGACGCGTTATGCCTATGTACTCTTCTACCGCCGGCGGAACTCTCCTGTGGAGAGGCCCCCCAGGGCAGGTCACTCTGAGCACCACCCAGACCTAGGCCCTGCAGCTGAGGCTGCTGCCAGCCAG GGACTAGGCCCTGGCCAGGCCCCCGAGGTGGCCCCCACGCGGACAGCCCCTGAACGCTTCGCCCCCCCTGTGGATCGGCCAGCCCCCACCTACAGCAACATGGAGGAGGTGGATTAG
- the USP19 gene encoding ubiquitin carboxyl-terminal hydrolase 19 isoform 31 (isoform 31 is encoded by transcript variant 35): MSGGASATGPRRGPPGLEDTTSKKKQKDRANQESKDGDPRKETGSRYVAQAGLEPLASGDPSASASHAAGITGSRHRTRLFFPSSSGSASTPQEEQTKEGACEDPHDLLATPTPELLLDWRQSAEEVIVKLRVGVGPLQLEDVDAAFTDTDCVVRFAGGQQWGGVFYAEIKSSCAKVQTRKGSLLHLTLPKKVPMLTWPSLLKKPLGTQELVPGLRCQENGQELSPIALEPGPEPHRAKQEARNQKRAQGRGEVGAGAGPGAQAGPSAKRAVHLCRGPEGDGSRDDPGPRGDAPPFVADPATQVEADEQLCIPPLNSQTCLLGSEENLAPLAGEKAVPPGNDPVSPAMVRSRNPGKDDCAKEEMAVAADAATLVDEPESMVNLAFVKNDSYEKGPDSVVVHVYVKEICRDTSRVLFREQDFTLIFQTRDGNFLRLHPGCGPHTTFRWQVKLRNLIEPEQCTFCFTASRIDICLRKRQSQRWGGLEAPAARVGGAKVAVPTGPTPLDSTPPGGAPHPLTGQEEARAVEKDKSKARSEDTGLDSVATRTPMEHVTPKPETHLASPKPTCMVPPMPHSPVSGDSVEEEEEEEKKVCLPGFTGLVNLGNTCFMNSVIQSLSNTRELRDFFHDRSFEAEINYNNPLGTGGRLAIGFAVLLRALWKGTHHAFQPSKLKAIVASKASQFTGYAQHDAQEFMAFLLDGLHEDLNRIQNKPYTETVDSDGRPDEVVAEEAWQRHKMRNDSFIVDLFQGQYKSKLVCPVCAKVSITFDPFLYLPVPLPQKQKVLPVFYFAREPHSKPIKFLVSVSKENSTASEVLDSLSQSVHVKPENLRLAEVIKNRFHRVFLPSHSLDTVSPSDTLLCFELLSSELAKERVVVLEVQQVPSVPISKCAACQRKQQSEDEKLKRCTRCYRVGYCNQLCQKTHWPDHKGLCRPENIGYPFLVSVPASRLTYARLAQLLEGYARYSVSVFQPPFQPGRMALESQSPGCTTLLSTGSLEAGDSERDPIQPPELQLVTPMAEGDTGLPRVWAAPDRGPVPSTSGISSEMLASGPIEVGSLPAGERVSRPEAAVPGYQHPSEAMNAHTPQFFIYKIDSSNREQRLEDKGDTPLELGDDCSLALVWRNNERLQEFVLVASKELECAEDPGSAGEAARAGHFTLDQCLNLFTRPEVLAPEEAWYCPQCKQHREASKQLLLWRLPNVLIVQLKRFSFRSFIWRDKINDLVEFPVRNLDLSKFCIGQKEEQLPSYDLYAVINHYGGMIGGHYTACARLPNDRSSQRSDVGWRLFDDSTVTTVDESQVVTRYAYVLFYRRRNSPVERPPRAGHSEHHPDLGPAAEAAASQGLGPGQAPEVAPTRTAPERFAPPVDRPAPTYSNMEEVD, translated from the exons ATGTCTGGCGGGGCCAGTGCCACAGGCCCAAGGAGAGGGCCCCCAGGACTGGAGGACACCACTAGTAAGAAGAAGCAGAAGGATCGAGCAAACCAGGAGAGCAAGGATGGAGATCCTAGGAAAG agacagggtctcgatatgttgcccaggctggtcttgaacctctggcctcaggtgatccttctgcctcagcctcccatgcagctgggatcacaggctcaCGCCACCGTACCCGGCTGTTCTTTCCTTCATCGTCAGGGTCAGCATCCACTCCTCAAGAGGAGCAGACCAAAGAGG GAGCTTGTGAAGACCCTCATGATCTCTTGGCTACTCCCACTCCAGAGTTGTTGCTCGATTGGAGGCAGAGTGCAGAAGAGGTGATTGTCAAGCTTCGTGTGGGAGTAGGTCCCCTGCAGCTGGAGGATGTAGATGCTGCTTTCACAGATACAGACTGTGTGGTGCGGTTTGCAG GTGGTCAGCAGTGGGGTGGTGTCTTCTATGCTGAGATAAAAAGCTCTTGTGCTAAAGTGCAAACCCGCAAGGGCAGTCTCCTGCACCTGACACTGCCCAAAAAGGTGCCTATGCTCACGTGGCCCTCCCTCCTG AAGAAACCTCTAGGGACCCAGGAGCTGGTGCCGGGGCTGCGGTGCCAGGAGAATGGGCAGGAACTGTCTCCCATTGCCCTGGAGCCAGGCCCTGAGCCCCACCGGGCTAAGCAGGAGGCCCGGAACCAGAAGCGGGCCCAGGGCCGTGGTGAGGTAGGCGCAGGGGCTGGCCCCGGGGCCCAGGCAGGGCCCAGCGCCAAGAGGGCTGTGCATCTCTGCAGAGGGCCAGAGGGGGACGGGTCCAGGGATGACCCTGGACCCCGGGGTGATGCCCCACCCTTCGTGGCTGACCCAGCCACCCAG GTTGAGGCTGATGAACAGCTTTGCATACCACCGCTGAACTCCCAaacctgcctcctgggctcagaggaGAATTTAGCCCCTTTGGCAGGAGAGAAAGCAGTGCCTCCCGGGAATGACCCAGTCTCTCCAGCCATGGTCCGGAGCAGAAACCCTGGGAAAGATGACTGTGCCAAGGAGGAGATGGCAGTGGCAGCAGATGCTGCAACCTTGGTGGATG AGCCCGAGTCGATGGTGAACCTGGCGTTTGTCAAGAATGACTCGTATGAGAAGGGCCCGGATTCAGTGGTGGTGCACGTGTACGTGAAGGAGATCTGCAGGGACACCTCAAGAGTACTTTTCCGTGAGCAGGACTTCACGCTCATCTTCCAGACcag GGATGGAAACTTCCTGAGGCTGCACCCGGGCTGTGGGCCCCACACCACCTTCCGTTGGCAGGTGAAGCTCAG GAATCTGATTGAGCCAGAGCAGTGCACCTTCTGTTTCACGGCTTCTCGCATCGACATCTGCCTTCGTAAGAGGCAGAGTCAGCGCTGGGGGGGCCTGGAGGCCCCGGCTGCACGAG TGGGTGGTGCAAAGGTTGCCGTGCCGACAGGTCCAACCCCTCTGGATTCAACCCCACCAGGAGgtgctccccaccccctgacaggccagGAGGAGGCCCGGGCTGTGGAGAAGGATAAATCCAAGGCACGATCTGAGGACACAGGGCTAGACAGTGTGGCAACCCGCACACCCATGGAGCATGTAACCCCAAAGCCAGAGACACACCTGGCCTCG CCCAAGCCTACATGCATGGTGCCTCCCATGCCCCACAGCCCAGTTAGTGGAGACAgcgtggaggaggaggaagaggaagagaagaaggtgTGTCTGCCAGGCTTCACTGGCCTTGTCAATTTAGGCAACACCTGCTTCATGAACAGCGTCATTCAGTCTCTGTCCAACACTCGGGAACTCCGGGACTTCTTCCATG ACCGCTCCTTTGAGGCTGAGATCAACTACAACAACCCACTAGGGACTGGTGGGCGTCTGGCCATTGGCTTTGCCGTGCTGCTTCGGGCGCTGTGGAAGGGCACCCACCATGCCTTCCAGCCTTCCAAGTTGAAG GCCATTGTGGCGAGTAAGGCCAGCCAGTTCACAGGCTATGCACAGCATGATGCCCAGGAGTTCATGGCTTTCCTGCTGGATGGGCTGCACGAGGACCTGAATCGCATTCAGAACAAGCCCTACACAGAGACCGTGGATTCAGATGGGCGGCCCGATGAG GTGGTAGCTGAGGAAGCATGGCAGCGGCACAAGATGAGGAATGACTCTTTCATCGTGGACCTATTTCAGGGGCAGTACAAGTCGAAGCTGGTGTGCCCTGTGTGTGCCAAG GTCTCCATCACTTTTGACCCGTTTCTTTATCTGCCGGTGCCCTTGCCACAAAAGCAAAAGGTTCTCCCTGTCTTTTATTTTGCCCGAGAGCCCCACAGCAAGCCCATCAAG TTCCTGGTGAGCGTCAGCAAGGAGAACTCCACTGCGAGCGAAGTATTGGACTCCCTCTCTCAGAGTGTTCATGTGAAGCCTGAGAACCTGCGTTTGGCGGAG GTAATTAAGAATCGTTTTCATCGTGTGTTCCTACCCTCCCACTCACTGGACACTGTGTCCCCATCTGATACGCTCCTCTGCTTTGAGCTGCTATCCTCAGAGTTGGCTAAGGAGCGGGTAGTGGTGCTAGAGGTGCAACAG GTGCCCAGCGTCCCCATCTCCAAGTGTGCAGCCTGCCAGCGGAAGCAACAGTCGGAGGATGAAAAGCTGAAGCGCTGTACCCGGTGCTACCGTGTGGGCTACTGCAACCA GCTCTGCCAGAAAACCCACTGGCCTGACCACAAGGGCCTCTGCCGACCTGAGAACATTGGCTACCCCTTCCTGGTCAGTGTACCTGCCTCACGCCTCACTTATGCCCGCCTCGCTCAGTTGCTAGAGGGCTATGCCCG GTACTCTGTGAGTGTATTCCAGCCACCCTTTCAGCCAGGCCGCATGGCCTTGGAGTCTCAGAGCCCTGGCTGCACCACACTGCTCTCCACAGGTTCCCTGGAGGCTGGGGACAGCGAGAGAGACCCCATTCAGCCACCTGAGCTCCAGCTGGTGACCCCTATGGCTGAGGGGGACACAGGGCTTCCCCGGGTGTGGGCAGCCCCTGACCGGGGTCCTGTGCCCAGCACCAGTGGAATTTCTTCTGAGATGCTGGCCAGTGGGCCCATTGAGGTTGGCTCCTTGCCAGCTGGCGAGAGGGTGTCCCGACCCGAAG CTGCTGTGCCTGGGTACCAGCATCCAAGTGAAGCTATGAATGCCCACACACCCCagttcttcatctataaaattgatTCATCCAACCGAGAGCAGCGGCTAGAGGACAAAG GAGACACCCCACTGGAGCTGGGTGACGACTGTAGCCTGGCTCTCGTCTGGCGGAACAATGAGCGCTTGCAGGAGTTTGTGTTGGTAGCCTCCAAGGAGCTGGAATGTGCTGAGGATCCAGGCTCTGCCGGTGAGGCTGCCCGGGCCGGCCACTTCACCCTGGACCAGTGCCTCAACCTCTTCACACGGCCTGAGGTGCTGGCACCCGAGGAGGCCTG GTACTGCCCACAGTGCAAACAGCACCGTGAGGCCTCCAAGCAGCTGTTGCTATGGCGCCTGCCAAATGTTCTCATCGTGCAGCTCAAGCGCTTCTCCTTTCGTAGTTTTATCTGGCGTGACAAGATCAATGACTTGGTGGAGTTCCCTGTTAG GAACCTGGACCTGAGCAAGTTCTGCATTGGTCAGAAAGAGGAGCAGCTGCCCAGCTACGATCTATATGCTGTCATCAACCACTATGGAGGCATGATTGGTGGCCACTACACTGCCTGTGCACGCCTGCCCAATGATCGTAGCAGTCAGCGCAGTGACGTGG GCTGGCGCTTGTTTGATGACAGCACAGTGACAACGGTAGACGAGAGCCAGGTTGTGACGCGTTATGCCTATGTACTCTTCTACCGCCGGCGGAACTCTCCTGTGGAGAGGCCCCCCAGGGCAGGTCACTCTGAGCACCACCCAGACCTAGGCCCTGCAGCTGAGGCTGCTGCCAGCCAG GGACTAGGCCCTGGCCAGGCCCCCGAGGTGGCCCCCACGCGGACAGCCCCTGAACGCTTCGCCCCCCCTGTGGATCGGCCAGCCCCCACCTACAGCAACATGGAGGAGGTGGATTAG